The Daucus carota subsp. sativus chromosome 2, DH1 v3.0, whole genome shotgun sequence genome includes a window with the following:
- the LOC108206620 gene encoding uncharacterized protein LOC108206620 isoform X1, translating into MAEATGLDYWLQWQVLVCALIVFIPTIISLNLIIKTSRRQVKQQQLKSCDLWLPCWKNLHPKWLLLYRVIAFCFMALLLCQTVVSFGPFICFYYTQWTVALVLVYFAIGVIVSARGCWTYPKEPLANNAEREMLVAKDYSDSAHESTTDIKAVGENSIHQEAGALENLMQSIYHACGGAVMLTDLVFWFLLLPWGNDSLTMLLGLLHSANVVFLVLDSAFNNHPFPWSRFTYFVLWSCAYIISQWIIHFCGVVTWWPYPFLELDTPWAPAWYFGLALFHIPCYALYSLLIKAKDFILSRMFPRAFLSPSPRTWYLFPGLLDV; encoded by the exons ATGGCTGAAGCAACAGGCTTAGACTATTGGCTTCAATGGCAAGTTCTTGTTTGTGCTCTAATTGTCTTTATCCCAACAATTATTTCACTCAATCTCATCATCAAAACAAGTAGAAGACAAGTTAAGCAGCAGCAGCTCAAGTCTTGCGATTTATGGCTACCATGTTGGAAAAATCTTCACCCCAAGTGGCTATTACTTTACAGAGTTATAGCTTTCTGTTTCATGGCTTTGTTGCTCTGTCAGACTGTGGTCTCTTTTGGTCCTTTTATCTGCTTTTACTATACACA GTGGACTGTTGCATTGGTGCTGGTCTACTTTGCG ATTGGAGTCATCGTGTCCGCGCGTGGTTGCTGGACTTACCCGAAGGAACCTTTGGCTAATAATGCAGAGAGAGAGATGTTAGTTGCAAAAGATTACAGTGACAGTGCTCATGAATCTACTACAGATATTAAGGCTGTGGGAGAAAATTCAATTCATCAAGAAGCAGGGGCTTTGGAAAATCTTATGCAATCAATATATCAT GCATGTGGAGGTGCTGTCATGCTAACAGACTTGGTATTCTGGTTCCTTTTACTTCCATGGGGGAATGATAGCCTTACCATG TTACTAGGGCTCCTGCATTCTGCGAATGTTGTTTTCCTTGTTCTTGATTCAGCCTTTAATAACCAT CCATTTCCTTGGTCTCGCTTCACATATTTTGTGTTGTGGAGCTGTGCCTATATTATTTCTCAATGGATAATTCATTTTTGTGGAGTAGTCACATG GTGGCCTTATCCTTTCCTTGAGCTTGATACTCCATGGGCGCCTGCCTG GTACTTTGGTCTGGCTTTGTTTCACATTCCGTGCTATGCTCTATACTCCCTACTTATAAAAGCAAAAGACTTCATTTTATCAAGGATGTTCCCACGCGCATTTTTAAG TCCGAGTCCTCGGACTTGGTACCTCTTTCCTGGCTTGCTAGATGTCTGA
- the LOC108206620 gene encoding uncharacterized protein LOC108206620 isoform X2 — translation MAEATGLDYWLQWQVLVCALIVFIPTIISLNLIIKTSRRQVKQQQLKSCDLWLPCWKNLHPKWLLLYRVIAFCFMALLLCQTVVSFGPFICFYYTQWTVALVLVYFAIGVIVSARGCWTYPKEPLANNAEREMLVAKDYSDSAHESTTDIKAVGENSIHQEAGALENLMQSIYHACGGAVMLTDLVFWFLLLPWGNDSLTMLLGLLHSANVVFLVLDSAFNNHPFPWSRFTYFVLWSCAYIISQWIIHFCGVVTWWPYPFLELDTPWAPAWYFGLALFHIPCYALYSLLIKAKDFILSRMFPRAFLRSSP, via the exons ATGGCTGAAGCAACAGGCTTAGACTATTGGCTTCAATGGCAAGTTCTTGTTTGTGCTCTAATTGTCTTTATCCCAACAATTATTTCACTCAATCTCATCATCAAAACAAGTAGAAGACAAGTTAAGCAGCAGCAGCTCAAGTCTTGCGATTTATGGCTACCATGTTGGAAAAATCTTCACCCCAAGTGGCTATTACTTTACAGAGTTATAGCTTTCTGTTTCATGGCTTTGTTGCTCTGTCAGACTGTGGTCTCTTTTGGTCCTTTTATCTGCTTTTACTATACACA GTGGACTGTTGCATTGGTGCTGGTCTACTTTGCG ATTGGAGTCATCGTGTCCGCGCGTGGTTGCTGGACTTACCCGAAGGAACCTTTGGCTAATAATGCAGAGAGAGAGATGTTAGTTGCAAAAGATTACAGTGACAGTGCTCATGAATCTACTACAGATATTAAGGCTGTGGGAGAAAATTCAATTCATCAAGAAGCAGGGGCTTTGGAAAATCTTATGCAATCAATATATCAT GCATGTGGAGGTGCTGTCATGCTAACAGACTTGGTATTCTGGTTCCTTTTACTTCCATGGGGGAATGATAGCCTTACCATG TTACTAGGGCTCCTGCATTCTGCGAATGTTGTTTTCCTTGTTCTTGATTCAGCCTTTAATAACCAT CCATTTCCTTGGTCTCGCTTCACATATTTTGTGTTGTGGAGCTGTGCCTATATTATTTCTCAATGGATAATTCATTTTTGTGGAGTAGTCACATG GTGGCCTTATCCTTTCCTTGAGCTTGATACTCCATGGGCGCCTGCCTG GTACTTTGGTCTGGCTTTGTTTCACATTCCGTGCTATGCTCTATACTCCCTACTTATAAAAGCAAAAGACTTCATTTTATCAAGGATGTTCCCACGCGCATTTTTAAG GTCATCTCCTTAG
- the LOC108209683 gene encoding shaggy-related protein kinase alpha produces the protein MASVSVVPTLGTREPSENSAAVDRLPDEMNDMKIGDDKEMEPAIVDGNGTETGHIIVTTIGGRNGQPKQTISYMAERVVGQGSFGVVFQAKCLETGEAVAIKKVLQDKRYKNRELQTMRVLDHPNVVSLKHCFFSTTEKEELYLNLVLEFVPETVHRVIRHYNKMNQRMPMIYVKLYSYQILRALAYIHGSIGVCHRDIKPQNLLVNPHTHQVKLCDFGSAKVLVKGEPNISYICSRYYRAPELIFGATEYTTAIDIWSAGCVLAELLLGQPLFPGESGVDQLVEIIKVLGTPTREEIKCMNPNYTEFKFPQIKAHPWHKIFHKRMPPEAVDLVSRLLQYSPNLRSTALDTLIHPFFDELRDPNTRLPNGRFLPPLFNFKSHELKKVPTEVLGKLIPEHARKQSAISLSNS, from the exons ATGGCTTCAGTAAGTGTAGTTCCCACGTTAGGAACAAGAGAACCTAGCGAAAACAGTGCTGCTGTCGATAGGCTGCCTGATGAAATGAATGACATGAAAATTGGGGATGACAAG GAAATGGAACCAGCTATAGTTGATGGTAATGGGACGGAGACTGGCCATATCATTGTGACAACCATTGGTGGTAGAAATGGCCAGCCAAAACAG ACAATTAGTTACATGGCAGAACGAGTTGTTGGGCAGGGATCATTTGGAGTAGTATTTCAG GCGAAGTGTCTTGAGACCGGTGAAGCTGTTGCTATCAAAAAGGTTCTTCAAGATAAGAGGTACAAGAACAGGGAGTTGCAAACCATGCGTGTTCTTGATCACCCAAATGTCGTCTCTCTTAAGCATTGTTTCTTTTCAACAACTGAAAAGGAAGAGCTCTATCTTAATCTGGTACTCGAGTTTGTCCCAGAGACTGTTCATCGAGTGATTAGACACTACAACAAGATGAACCAAAGAATGCCTATGATTTATGTGAAACTGTATAGTTACCAG ATTTTGAGAGCTCTGGCTTACATTCATGGGAGTATTGGAGTATGTCACCGAGATATTAAACCTCAAAATTTGCTG GTAAACCCGCACACTCATCAAGTGAAATTGTGCGACTTTGGAAGTGCAAAAGTTCTG GTAAAAGGAGAGCCAAATATTTCTTACATCTGTTCTAGATACTATCGTGCACCGGAACTTATATTTGGTGCAACAGAGTACACTACAGCCATAGACATTTGGTCTGCTGGTTGTGTTTTGGCTGAACTGCTGCTTGGTCAG CCCCTCTTCCCTGGTGAGAGTGGAGTCGACCAGCTCGTCGAAATCATCAAG GTTTTGGGTACCCCGACAAGGGAGGAAATTAAATGCATGAATCCTAATTACACAGAGTTCAAATTTCCACAGATAAAAGCTCATCCATGGCACAAG ATATTTCACAAGCGCATGCCTCCAGAAGCCGTAGATCTTGTGTCGCGGCTACTACAGTATTCTCCAAATCTTAGAAGTACAGCT TTAGATACTTTGATCCATCCCTTTTTTGATGAGCTCCGGGACCCAAACACACGCCTACCAAATGGACGGTTTCTTCCGCcgcttttcaacttcaaatctCATG AGCTAAAAAAGGTTCCAACTGAGGTCCTCGGAAAGCTGATTCCGGAGCATGCGAGAAAGCAGAGCGCAATCTCACTCTCCAATTCATGA
- the LOC108208113 gene encoding 17.3 kDa class II heat shock protein-like, with translation MDIRLMGFDPILNAFHHILDEDNQDNKSTQARTYARDAKAMASTPADVKEYPNSYVFVVDMPGLKSGEIKVQVEEDNVLVVSGERKREEEKEGVKYVRMERRVGKFMRKFILPENANLEAIKAVCQDGVLTVTVDKLPPPEPKKPKTIQVQIA, from the coding sequence ATGGATATCAGACTAATGGGATTCGATCCAATCCTCAACGCCTTCCATCACATTCTGGATGAAGACAATCAAGACAACAAATCCACCCAGGCACGCACTTACGCTCGTGATGCGAAAGCCATGGCTTCGACTCCAGCAGACGTGAAAGAGTACCCCAATTCCTACGTGTTTGTGGTGGACATGCCTGGTCTCAAGTCCGGGGAAATCAAGGTGCAGGTGGAGGAAGACAATGTGTTGGTCGTCAGCGGAGAGAGGAAGCGCGAAGAGGAAAAGGAAGGTGTCAAGTACGTCAGAATGGAGAGGAGGGTCGGCAAGTTCATGAGGAAATTTATATTGCCTGAGAATGCCAATTTGGAGGCCATCAAGGCGGTTTGCCAGGACGGTGTGCTGACGGTTACGGTGGACAAGTTGCCGCCTCCCGAGCCCAAGAAGCCCAAGACCATTCAGGTCCAGATCGCTTGA
- the LOC108205793 gene encoding ADP-ribosylation factor — translation MGLSFTKLFSRLFAKKEMRILMVGLDAAGKTTILYKLKLGEIVTTIPTIGFNVETVEYKNISFTVWDVGGQDKIRPLWRHYFQNTQGLIFVVDSNDRDRVVEARDELHRMLNEDELRDAVLLVFANKQDLPNAMNAAEITDKLGLHSLRQRHWYIQSTCATSGEGLYEGLDWLSNNIANKA, via the exons ATGGGGCTTTCTTTCACCAAGCTGTTCAGTCGTCTGTTTGCTAAGAAAGAGATGCGCATACTCATGGTGGGTCTCGATGCAGCTGGTAAAACAACAATTCTCTATAAGCTCAAGCTAGGAGAGATTGTAACCACAATTCCCACCATCG GATTCAATGTGGAGACAGTGGAATACAAGAACATCAGCTTTACTGTTTGGGATGTTGGGGGTCAGGACAAG ATCCGTCCTCTCTGGAGACATTACTTTCAGAATACTCAGGGGCTCATCTTTGTTGTTGATAGTAATGATCGAGATCGTGTGGTTGAAGCAAGGGATGAACTGCACAGAATGCTGAATGAG GATGAGTTGAGAGATGCCGTGCTACTTGTTTTTGCAAACAAACAAGATCTCCCCAATGCAATGAATGCTGCTGAGATTACCGATAAACTCGGGCTTCACTCCCTCCGTCAGCGCCACTG GTATATCCAAAGCACTTGTGCCACCTCGGGTGAAGGTTTGTATGAGGGGCTAGACTGGCTCTCAAACAACATTGCTAACAAG GCATAG
- the LOC108206875 gene encoding probable pectinesterase 53 isoform X2 — MASITQHISVIFFIVSLLCLCSSSSQQELEYEKWISWNKQNYLTKNKISATQSVRGMKVVDVKLRNAEMNKVRVSVSQFGTGDFLTIREAIASVQLHNTKRIILDIGPGVYREKIIVRKTLDFITFFGNASDPPTITWNDTASTTSGRDGRPLKTFQSATVAVDANYFVAVNIKFENTAPHKIGSQGEQAVALRISGSKAAFYNCSFFGSQDTLYDHKGLHYFYNCFIQGSVDFIFGYGRSLYEKCHLNSVANKVASLTAQKRNIATMQSGFSFKDCRITGSGRVYLGRAWGDYSRVVFSYTFMDSLVLPQGWSDWGKLSRDVKNAGTCITGNMSAVDQEPT; from the exons ATGGCTTCAATTACACAACATATTAGTGTCATTTTCTTCATAGTATCTTTACTCTGTCTTTGTTCTTCTAGCTCCCAGCAGGAACTTGAGTACGAAAAATGGATCTCATGGAACAAACAAAACTACCTGACGAAGAATAAGATTTCGGCTACACAATCCGTGAGGGGGATGAAAGTTGTCGATGTCAAGCTAAGAAATGCCGAGATGAATAAAGTCAGAgtaagtgtcagtcaattcggGACTGGCGATTTCCTGACCATTAGAGAAGCTATTGCCTCCGTTCAGTTGCATAACACTAAACGGATCATTCTTGATATCGGTCCAGGTGTTTATAG GGAAAAGATCATTGTCCGGAAAACTCTggattttataacattttttggCAATGCAAGTGATCCACCAACTATCACTTGGAATGACACAGCTTCGACTACCAGTGGAAGAGATGGGAGGCCTTTGAAGACATTCCAGAGTGCCACTGTCGCGGTTGATGCTAATTATTTTGTTGCAGTCAATATCAAATTCGAG AACACAGCACCGCACAAAATTGGATCACAGGGAGAACAAGCAGTGGCGCTGCGAATATCAGGAAGTAAAGCTGCATTTTATAACTGCAGTTTCTTTGGGAGTCAAGACACCCTCTATGATCACAAGGGTCTCCATTATTTCTATAATTGCTTCATTCAAGGCTCTGTTGATTTTATCTTTGGCTATGGAAGATCCCTTTATGAG AAGTGTCATTTAAACTCGGTAGCAAACAAGGTGGCGTCTCTTACAGCGCAAAAGCGGAATATTGCAACAATGCAGAGCGGATTTTCATTCAAAGATTGCAGGATAACAGGGAGTGGACGAGTCTATTTGGGAAGAGCATGGGGTGATTATTCCAGGGTGGTCTTCTCTTACACGTTCATGGACAGTCTTGTTCTTCCTCAAGGGTGGAGTGATTGGGGTAAACTCAGCCGTGACGT TAAAAATGCAGGAACGTGTATTACGGGGAATATGAGTGCAGTGGACCAGGAGCCAACATGA
- the LOC108206875 gene encoding probable pectinesterase 53 isoform X1, translating to MASITQHISVIFFIVSLLCLCSSSSQQELEYEKWISWNKQNYLTKNKISATQSVRGMKVVDVKLRNAEMNKVRVSVSQFGTGDFLTIREAIASVQLHNTKRIILDIGPGVYREKIIVRKTLDFITFFGNASDPPTITWNDTASTTSGRDGRPLKTFQSATVAVDANYFVAVNIKFENTAPHKIGSQGEQAVALRISGSKAAFYNCSFFGSQDTLYDHKGLHYFYNCFIQGSVDFIFGYGRSLYEKCHLNSVANKVASLTAQKRNIATMQSGFSFKDCRITGSGRVYLGRAWGDYSRVVFSYTFMDSLVLPQGWSDWGKLSRDVNVYYGEYECSGPGANMSGRVSWARILTAEEAQPFIGTSFIDGDTWLTPP from the exons ATGGCTTCAATTACACAACATATTAGTGTCATTTTCTTCATAGTATCTTTACTCTGTCTTTGTTCTTCTAGCTCCCAGCAGGAACTTGAGTACGAAAAATGGATCTCATGGAACAAACAAAACTACCTGACGAAGAATAAGATTTCGGCTACACAATCCGTGAGGGGGATGAAAGTTGTCGATGTCAAGCTAAGAAATGCCGAGATGAATAAAGTCAGAgtaagtgtcagtcaattcggGACTGGCGATTTCCTGACCATTAGAGAAGCTATTGCCTCCGTTCAGTTGCATAACACTAAACGGATCATTCTTGATATCGGTCCAGGTGTTTATAG GGAAAAGATCATTGTCCGGAAAACTCTggattttataacattttttggCAATGCAAGTGATCCACCAACTATCACTTGGAATGACACAGCTTCGACTACCAGTGGAAGAGATGGGAGGCCTTTGAAGACATTCCAGAGTGCCACTGTCGCGGTTGATGCTAATTATTTTGTTGCAGTCAATATCAAATTCGAG AACACAGCACCGCACAAAATTGGATCACAGGGAGAACAAGCAGTGGCGCTGCGAATATCAGGAAGTAAAGCTGCATTTTATAACTGCAGTTTCTTTGGGAGTCAAGACACCCTCTATGATCACAAGGGTCTCCATTATTTCTATAATTGCTTCATTCAAGGCTCTGTTGATTTTATCTTTGGCTATGGAAGATCCCTTTATGAG AAGTGTCATTTAAACTCGGTAGCAAACAAGGTGGCGTCTCTTACAGCGCAAAAGCGGAATATTGCAACAATGCAGAGCGGATTTTCATTCAAAGATTGCAGGATAACAGGGAGTGGACGAGTCTATTTGGGAAGAGCATGGGGTGATTATTCCAGGGTGGTCTTCTCTTACACGTTCATGGACAGTCTTGTTCTTCCTCAAGGGTGGAGTGATTGGGGTAAACTCAGCCGTGACGT GAACGTGTATTACGGGGAATATGAGTGCAGTGGACCAGGAGCCAACATGAGTGGAAGAGTGAGCTGGGCACGAATTCTCACTGCGGAAGAGGCTCAGCCATTCATTGGAACCTCTTTCATCGACGGGGATACTTGGCTCACTCCCCCTTGA
- the LOC108206876 gene encoding uncharacterized protein LOC108206876: MGQGEEVKTRDAPNVEIQERGEIFFFYRPKIDKQEAHSADDVQRMFIVLRPESSEASDTEVKQDPKSGKESASSGQQGGHGEEHVNIKESLLFRLIVMGKKSLPDPGKKNSRRPFWGFVELVTKKLDDIKDALRGQEYDTATKGRRKNSDARAFGEGVYRILKHELGNGKMHTHLIYKLEFPGGDKRNEVQESLNVKREGSFLIQIKNPERKGGAGGGFGGLQKKRKAVFPAHLQGEFGSLGYHAADPPDFLNYEGCELLLIAASDDIEEELGLDLKTETSKSSEDEEEEEECKSCSDLVKTFGEIASTRPLFEGTWV, encoded by the coding sequence ATGGGACAAGGAGAGGAAGTAAAGACCAGAGACGCCCCTAATGTCGAAATCCAAGAAAGAGGAgagatcttcttcttctacaGACCTAAAATCGACAAACAAGAAGCCCATAGCGCTGACGATGTTCAGCGCATGTTCATCGTTCTGCGCCCCGAGTCGAGCGAAGCTTCTGATACCGAAGTGAAACAGGACCCGAAGAGCGGAAAAGAGTCCGCGTCTTCGGGTCAACAAGGCGGGCATGGCGAAGAACACGTGAACATCAAGGAGAGCCTCCTGTTCCGCTTGATCGTCATGGGAaagaagagccttcctgatccGGGGAAGAAGAACTCTCGAAGGCCCTTCTGGGGCTTCGTGGAGCTCGTCACCAAGAAACTAGATGATATTAAAGACGCGCTCCGAGGCCAGGAGTATGATACTGCGACGAAAGGGCGTAGGAAGAATTCGGACGCGAGAGCGTTTGGAGAAGGGGTGTACAGGATATTGAAGCATGAGCTGGGGAATGGTAAGATGCACACGCATTTGATTTATAAGTTGGAGTTTCCGGGGGGAGACAAGAGGAATGAAGTGCAGGAGAGTTTGAATGTGAAGAGAGAAGGTTCGTTTTTGATTCAGATAAAGAATCCGGAGAGGAAAGGTGGGGCGGGAGGGGGGTTTGGAGGGTTGCAGAAGAAGAGGAAGGCGGTGTTTCCTGCGCATTTGCAAGGGGAGTTTGGGAGTTTAGGGTACCATGCGGCGGATCCGCCTGATTTCTTGAATTATGAAGGGTGTGAGTTGTTGTTGATCGCGGCTTCGGATGATATCGAGGAAGAGCTTGGGTTGGATCTTAAGACGGAAACTAGCAAGAGCTCTGAggatgaggaggaggaggaggagtgTAAGTCGTGTTCTGATCTTGTGAAGACTTTCGGGGAAATCGCTTCTACTCGGCCTCTCTTTGAAGGCACTTGGGTTTGA
- the LOC108208479 gene encoding 17.3 kDa class II heat shock protein-like: protein MSFRLTGLNPLFNNFYHIINNNDAEAMVLTPADVKENRNSYVFVVDMPGLKSGEISVQVEEDNVLGVSGERKPEEQEEGVKYFIKERRGGKFMRKFVLPENANLEAIKAVCQDGVLTVTVDKLPSAEKKPKIVKVKHSSRL, encoded by the coding sequence ATGAGTTTCAGGCTGACAGGACTCAATCCACTCTTCAACAATTTCTACCACATAATCAACAATAACGATGCAGAAGCCATGGTTTTAACTCCAGCTGACGTCAAAGAGAATCGGAATTCCTACGTGTTTGTCGTGGATATGCCTGGATTGAAGTCCGGTGAGATAAGCGTACAGGTAGAGGAAGATAATGTATTGGGAGTCAGCGGTGAGAGGAAGCCAGAAGAACAAGAGGAAGGTGTCAAGTACTTCATTAAGGAGCGGAGAGGTGGCAAGTTCATGAGGAAATTTGTGTTGCCTGAGAATGCGAATTTGGAGGCTATCAAGGCGGTCTGTCAGGACGGTGTTTTGACTGTTACGGTTGATAAGTTGCCGAGTGCTGAGAAGAAGCCTAAGATTGTTAAGGTCAAGCATTCTTCCAGACTATAA
- the LOC108208354 gene encoding 17.3 kDa class II heat shock protein, whose amino-acid sequence MDIRLMGFDPILNAFHHILDEDNQDNKSTQARTYARDAKAMASTPADVKEYPNSYVFAVDMPGLKSGEIKVQVEEDNVLVVSGERKREEEKEGVKYVRMERRVGKFMRKFILPENANLEAIKAVCQDGVLTVTVDKLPPPEPKKPKTIQVQIA is encoded by the coding sequence ATGGATATCAGACTAATGGGATTTGATCCAATTCTCAACGCATTCCATCACATTCTGGATGAAGACAATCAAGACAACAAATCCACCCAGGCTCGCACTTACGCCCGTGATGCGAAAGCCATGGCTTCGACTCCAGCAGACGTGAAAGAGTACCCCAATTCCTACGTGTTCGCGGTGGACATGCCTGGTTTGAAGTCCGGGGAAATTAAGGTGCAGGTGGAGGAAGACAATGTGTTGGTCGTCAGCGGTGAGAGGAAGCGAGAAGAGGAAAAGGAAGGTGTCAAGTACGTCAGAATGGAGAGGAGGGTCGGCAAGTTTATGAGGAAATTCATATTGCCTGAGAATGCCAATTTGGAGGCCATCAAGGCGGTTTGCCAGGACGGTGTGCTGACGGTGACGGTGGACAAGTTGCCGCCTCCCGAGCCCAAGAAGCCCAAGACCATTCAGGTCCAGATTGCTTGA